In Aspergillus nidulans FGSC A4 chromosome IV, a single window of DNA contains:
- a CDS encoding uncharacterized protein (transcript_id=CADANIAT00000455) has product MFVNSKPAPNPTARAKREMRPDSQIMIIPIVQLQDVLCAMLSLSMRLGIVVCVDMGNISANGDTVQLIQKRINAFRLHDELAFGSLVHLQKKFKQAGTVRSNQILLGLGVSQLARTDVLHCADADSQPQSKYLSSDGKTLGSVGLE; this is encoded by the exons ATGTTTGTGAAT AGTAAGCCAGCCCCGAATCCCACGGCTAGGGCGAAAAGGGAAATGAGACCAGACAGCCAGATTATGATCATTCCAATTGTCCAGCTGCAAGATGTACTCTGTGCAATGCTAAGTCTGTCCATGAGGCTCGGGATCGTTGTATGTGTTGACATGGGTAACATTAGTGCCAATGGTGATACTGTGCAGCTTATCCAGAAGAGAATCAATGCGTTTCGTCTGCATGATGAACTCGCTTTTGGCTCTCTGGTGCATTTGCAGAAGAAGTTCAAGCAAGCCGGCACTGTTCGCAGTAATCAGATCTTGCTCGGTCTCGGAGTCAGTCAATTGGCGCGAACTGATGTACTGCATTGCGCGGACGCAGATTCCCAACCCCAAAGCAAATATCTCAGCAGCGATGGTAAAACACTCGGCAGCGTCGGTCTTGAGTGA
- a CDS encoding uncharacterized protein (transcript_id=CADANIAT00000456) gives MPKQLLNRTFNTEALVDPWKTQDKNLALRIGWRIYIANHAGISAWESARYSEKSRIYSINNLINGGSW, from the exons ATGCCGAAGCAGCTCCTGAATAGAACCTTCAATACAGAGGCATTAGTAGATCCCTGGAAAACTCAGGACAAAAACCTCGCCCTGCGTATAGGCTGGAGGATTTATATCGCTAATCATGCTGGAATATCCGCTTGGGAAAGTGCT CGATACAGCGAGAAATCCAGAATCTA CAGCATTAACAACCTGATAAATG GAGGATCTTGGTGA